The Aspergillus nidulans FGSC A4 chromosome VIII genome contains the following window.
TTCGCGTCCTGGCAGCGCAGCAGACAGATTATAGTGGGTGTCATGCGCAGCCTGAACCTGCAGCCGGACTCGAATATCCTTTGAAAGTGGTATGGCCTGGATGGTAGTTCCGGGGACTGACATTCTGTGTTGCTGGTGTATTCAAATCGTCCAGCAAGGTCGACTGGCAGCGCAAGTGAGGGACCATCCTTCAGAGACTGGGAGCAGAACAATTCCCGAGTCCATGTGCTGATACTGTGTTAGGAAGACTGTCATACctacttcctctccttcctccctctccttcctccgccagaACAAACGATACTTCTACGCTATAAGTGAAGTATGTATGACTCTGTCGACGCATTATCAGCGTGATAGGCGTTTTCTCGATCCTCTCCCCGGCAGCACTAAGGCCAGTAATATTAAGACTTGATGGCAGCAAACGCAGAGAGTACGGTCGCTCGGGTGGGGATACAGCAAAGGAATCTGTTCTGGAAAATCGCCAGAAGAGAAAGTGTCAGGTATTGAGGATCCAGGGACAAAGTCGATTCAATCTGGAGCAGAAACATATGGCCCGTCGCCTGGAATCTGACAGGAAGGTCGCGGCAGCTCCCAACCGGTCATTCGCCCTCGTACAGGCTCAAGGACAGGCCACTCACCCCTTTTCCAAGTTGCGGGGAACAAAACAGTCTCTCGCCCCATAGGGTATACTCTCCAAGCCGGACCAGAGCGTGTTGCCAACACTACTCCCCACCAATTGCCATTGCCGTCCTGGAAAAGGTCTGCatggccgacagtctggaaGTACTCCGTCGTATTGAAATTCGTCAAAATGGGATTTCCGGCATATCCTTCATTCGGCCCAGTTACAGAGTGTGACCGAGCAATGACTTGCCGGTGACCAAGTTCGGTACCTCCTTCGCCAATGCGGAGATAATACCAGTTGTCCTTCTTATAGATATGCGGCCCCTCCGGGAGACCAACACCCGTTCGGTTCCGTATCCTATGCCGGTCCAATTTGCTCCGTCTCAAGATCAAGCGTTGTCTGAGAGATGCCCGCGTATGAGATATAGGCGGTTATATTCTCATCCCAGAAGATATCAGGGTCAATGTCCCCGATCTCAAACCTCCGCGGCTCACTTCACGCTTCGTCCGAGTAAATTTCCTCGGTCGAGAAAAGCAGCCCTTTGAACCCGAAATCGGGATACATCGAGACATATGAGGTCAGAAGATAGAACTTCCCCTTGCGATATCTAATGTTGAAGCCCATAGACCATCTTGTTGCGTCTGTGAGGTACTGTTCGCAATCTCCGGTACTTGGGAAACTCGGGTAACGACATGACTGGCAAGTTTCCATTTCACGAGATCTCTGCTCGCGGACACAGGGTACCCGGCACTGTGAGGAAAGATGAAGTCGTGCAAAAGAAAGTATTGTCTTCTCAGCTAGGGTCTGAGTGCCATCCGGGAAGAATAGGGTTTGTGTACGTTGAGCTTTTCGCATTGGATAAGGACATAACGAACGCCGCGACTGTGGACAATGCTTGCAAGTACATTATAGTGAACTTCAAGAAAATAGATCTACCCGAACTTCCCCTCAAATTTCTGCTGAACTGGCGGTTCTAGgcttatataaatataaatGAGGTCGCAGCGCCCCTCAAAACGTGCTATTGGTGGGCAATCTATGATCTCTTCATTCTACGATTTAGCCGGGAATTTAGGCGGCTGAGGCAAACTCACGAAGGTACTTATCCCAGAGAAACTGTAGTATATACTTACTACCGGTTTTGGTAGCAAGAATGGCCCAACGTACCTTCCGAATGATGAGAAAATGACTGATCTTGCGACTCCCGCGATGTCAGCCCGCCGCTCACTACATGCTGCATTGTGGTTCTGCATCAAAACAAACATTTGTACCCATCCATTACATGATTAACCAAGCGCAAATTCACCATAAACGATGTATGTTCCCATACATTCGGTGAGACCAGAATATTAATCAGCAACACAGCAGCATAACCAACAACGATGGAAGAAACTTACTTAGATTTGCCCATCTTCCATGCACTCTTCGATTCCATAAAGAATGACCCCGAGCCACAGCGCAGCGTCTCCATGAAAGGACTAGGAACCGCCCTGCTTGCGGGCTACTTCCCCATAATCAACGGCTGGATCATTACGCAAAGCCGCATCCAAGCGGCCGGCAGCGTCGTCCTCAGGGTCCAACACTACCTTCGTATGGGCCGTGACGGTCAACGCCCTGCACGTATTGCAGACCACCTCCTGGCATGTGTTGTACATGACACACAGGACTGGTCTAATGctatggaggagctggatgggCTTTCGGCTGAGCGATGGAACGTCGAGAATGGAT
Protein-coding sequences here:
- a CDS encoding uncharacterized protein (transcript_id=CADANIAT00001601), whose product is METCQSCRYPSFPSTGDCEQYLTDATRWSMGFNIRYRKGKFYLLTSYVSMYPDFGFKGLLFSTEEIYSDEAIRNRTGVGLPEGPHIYKKDNWYYLRIGEGGTELGHRQVIARSHSVTGPNEGYAGNPILTNFNTTEYFQTVGHADLFQDGNGNWWGVVLATRSGPAWRVYPMGRETVLFPATWKRDSFAVSPPERPYSLRLLPSSLNITGLSAAGERIEKTPITLIMRRQSHTYFTYSVEVSFVLAEEGEGGRRGSSNTECQSPELPSRPYHFQRIFESGCRFRLRMTPTIICLLRCQDAKILTLFTLWRLFLLAEELEDLPAFFWESMPQVVGDQAHAIVYQ
- a CDS encoding uncharacterized protein (transcript_id=CADANIAT00001602), producing MEETYLDLPIFHALFDSIKNDPEPQRSVSMKGLGTALLAGYFPIINGWIITQSRIQAAGSVVLRVQHYLRMGRDGQRPARIADHLLACVVHDTQDWSNAMEELDGLSAERWNVENGYCWVVVFHGLDVYFFCYRQNRPFGERYAGCGTRFFENGEEFIQNKYHLQRDTALIHEIMAFMASRTYILYAKNSFNTEP